In a single window of the Acidobacteriota bacterium genome:
- the aceK gene encoding bifunctional isocitrate dehydrogenase kinase/phosphatase codes for MSSQAHTAAQAIFAGFETYQHTFHAITIRAQTRFEHRDWLGMQNDAVERLNLYKATVDQVVANVRAVLSNDLETIKTWEEMKSLYSQLIICRDDWEQAETYFNSITRRIFATVGVNPRIEFVDTDYSIPPNLAKHSVYRRYPFHPNRTQLVELILRDVPFATPFENLHRDAQLVSNQLERHLEEIHAWPYVEQAEVVSAVFYRGQEAYLVGRLRCGANLVPLVLVLINTPTGVVVDAVLFEENDISMIFSFTRSYFHVEVDRPHDLVAFLKSILPRKPKAELYNAIGYNKHGKTVLYRDLLHHLAHSKENFEIARGERGMVMIVFTLPHYDLVFKIIKDQFTYPKTATRQEVISKYQLVSKHDRAGRLIDAQEYEFLELERRRFSEELLDELLNVAGQTVKIEGDWVIIKHVFLERRVTPLNVFLREAKPAQAEAAVIDYGNSIKDLISTNIFPGDILLKNFGVTRHGRVVFYDYDELCLLTDCIFRKIPRGRSYEDDISSDPWFSVGENDIFPEEFQNFLQLTGKQREVFLQLHGDLFQVKFWKSIQDRLRAGEVIRILPYLPDKSLTR; via the coding sequence ATGAGTTCCCAAGCACACACTGCGGCCCAGGCCATTTTCGCAGGTTTCGAAACCTATCAGCATACATTTCATGCCATCACGATCCGTGCCCAGACACGTTTTGAGCACCGCGACTGGCTCGGGATGCAAAACGATGCCGTTGAACGCCTGAACCTGTATAAAGCCACGGTGGATCAGGTCGTGGCCAATGTCCGGGCAGTTTTAAGCAACGATCTTGAAACCATCAAAACCTGGGAAGAAATGAAAAGCCTGTATTCGCAGTTGATTATCTGTCGTGATGACTGGGAACAGGCAGAAACTTACTTTAACTCCATCACCCGGCGGATTTTTGCCACGGTCGGGGTGAATCCAAGAATCGAGTTTGTTGATACTGATTATTCCATTCCTCCAAACCTTGCGAAACATTCGGTGTATCGCCGTTATCCGTTTCATCCGAATCGAACACAACTCGTCGAGTTGATTTTGAGGGATGTTCCCTTTGCCACGCCGTTTGAAAACCTTCACCGGGACGCGCAACTGGTCTCAAATCAGTTGGAACGACATCTCGAAGAAATTCACGCCTGGCCCTATGTTGAACAAGCCGAAGTCGTATCCGCCGTATTTTATCGCGGTCAGGAAGCCTATCTGGTCGGAAGGCTCCGCTGTGGCGCCAATCTGGTGCCGCTGGTGCTGGTCCTGATCAATACTCCGACGGGTGTGGTAGTTGATGCCGTGCTCTTTGAAGAAAATGACATCAGCATGATCTTTAGCTTTACCCGGTCGTATTTTCACGTCGAAGTGGATCGCCCGCATGATCTGGTGGCATTTCTCAAATCAATTTTGCCGCGCAAACCCAAAGCCGAACTCTATAACGCCATTGGCTACAATAAGCATGGGAAAACCGTGCTCTATCGGGATTTGCTCCACCATCTGGCGCATAGCAAGGAAAATTTTGAAATTGCCCGCGGTGAACGAGGCATGGTGATGATTGTCTTTACCCTGCCGCATTACGATCTGGTATTTAAGATCATTAAAGATCAGTTTACCTATCCGAAAACTGCCACTCGCCAGGAAGTCATTTCCAAATACCAGCTTGTTTCAAAACACGACCGCGCCGGGCGACTGATTGACGCCCAGGAATATGAATTTCTTGAACTGGAGCGCCGTCGCTTTTCGGAGGAATTACTGGACGAACTCCTCAACGTCGCTGGCCAAACCGTCAAAATCGAAGGCGATTGGGTCATCATCAAACATGTTTTTCTGGAACGCCGGGTCACCCCCCTGAATGTATTTTTGCGGGAAGCCAAACCAGCCCAGGCCGAGGCTGCCGTGATTGATTACGGCAATTCAATTAAAGATTTGATCTCAACCAATATCTTCCCTGGCGATATTCTGCTCAAAAACTTTGGCGTCACTCGCCACGGACGGGTGGTTTTTTATGATTATGACGAATTGTGCCTTTTGACCGACTGTATCTTTCGAAAGATTCCGCGTGGTCGGTCCTATGAAGATGATATTTCGTCTGACCCCTGGTTTAGCGTCGGAGAAAATGACATCTTCCCTGAAGAATTTCAAAACTTCCTGCAGTTGACCGGAAAGCAACGCGAAGTCTTTCTTCAACTCCACGGAGACCTG